TTGGAAAGATTTAGAATCATGAAAGGGAGGAAGTAAAATGTCTGTTATAAAAAATCCACCAGTACAAGAGGAATCGGTCACGATAGAGAATCGCATTAAATTCCTAGAATCAGAGGTTGAGAGGAAGTCGAAAATAATCGAGGATTTAAGCGGCGAAAGTGTCCGTCGTTACGACCAAATCATAAAACTAGATGCGGAAGTCGAGAATCAGAAAAAAGCGCTAGAAACCGCGCGTAAGACCTTAGAACTGTATACGAAAGAGAATGAACATTTAAGGGGGCTTTTGAAATTATGGATGTAGGAACTAGAGCCGTTCCAAAGCCCCGACATAAACGCAGAGTACCCAAGAGAGGAAACCTCACCAAGATAACGCAAAAGGTGAGGAAAGAAGTATTAAGGCGATCTGGTGGTAAATGTGAACGTTGTGGAAAGAGTCAGGCTTACTCTTTTGAGATGGCACACCTTAAACAAGCAAGTCAAGGTGGAAGTGGTTCAGAACCTTGGAATGTAGCCTTATTATGTGGACCTAGTGTTAATTCAGATACCTGTCATCACTTTGCCGACTACACAGCTGAGGGGCGAGAGTGGAGAAAGACAAAGAGAGCGGAGTTAGAACGGTTATATAAAGGGGAGTTGGAGAAATGGGGTAAGACGAGTCGTCACTCACAAGGGTAAATCAATTGATGGAGAGATATTAACCAT
Above is a window of Bacillus oleivorans DNA encoding:
- a CDS encoding HNH endonuclease; its protein translation is MDVGTRAVPKPRHKRRVPKRGNLTKITQKVRKEVLRRSGGKCERCGKSQAYSFEMAHLKQASQGGSGSEPWNVALLCGPSVNSDTCHHFADYTAEGREWRKTKRAELERLYKGELEKWGKTSRHSQG